The stretch of DNA GCGTTTAAAATTTTCAAGCCCTCGCAGCTTAGATATGTCAGTGAAACCTTTTGCGATCACAAATCGCGTGCGGGCGTTTGGTTACTTTTTTGATGAGGCGAATATTTCACCTCGCGTGATTAATGAATCCGCCTTGGCCGCGGATTCCCTTGAAAAATTACTTCCGTGAAATAGTGATCACATCCCCGAACTTGAACGTACAGATCGCACTTTAACCGTGGTAGTCTTAGAAACACACTTCGAACGAGGATTACAGCCATGAGTTCAAAATTAGAAATGGGCTTAGACACCTTTGGTGACGTCACCTATGGCACTCACAACAAGGCCCTGCCCCATCATGAAGTCTTACGCAACATCGTTAAAGAAGCCGTATTAGCGGATCAATTGGGTTTAAACTTTTTCGGAGTGGGTGAACATCATCGCGAAGACTTTGCCGTTTCGGCCCCGGAAGTGGTGCTGGCCGCGATTGCCGCGCAAACAAAAAATATCCACTTGGGATCTGCCGTCACGGTTTTAAGTTCCGATGATCCGATCCGTGTTTATCAAAGATTTTCCACCTTAGACGCCCTTTCTAACGGCCGGGCCGAAGTTATTTTAGGACGTGGATCGTTTGTCGAATCCTTTCCACTTTTTGGTTTTGACTTAGAACAGTACGAAGAGCTCTTTGAAGAAAAGCTCGATTTGTATGCGCAAGTTCTTAAAGAATCCCCGATCCACTGGGAGGGAAAATTAAGAAGCCCCATCAACGGGCTCAAAGTTTACCCCCCGACGGAAAATGGCCATCTTAAAACTTGGATGGGTGTGGGCGGAACTCCGCAGTCCGTGGTGCGTGCCGCACACTATGGCTTTCCGATGATGTTAGCCATCATTGGGGGTGATCCGAAGGGATTTAAACCTTTTGTGCAGGCTTATCATAAGGCGCTGGCGCATTTTAACCAAAAAACTCAACCCGTAGGAGTGCATTCGCCCGGCTATGTGGGGGAAACAGATGAAATTGCCAAAGAGACCATCTGGCCTCACTACCAAGCGATGAGCAATCGCATTGGAAAAGATCGTGGCTGGCCCCCGATCACCAAAGCTCAGTTTGAGCATATGGCAGGCCCCGACGGATCACTCTTTGTCGGCTCGCCCCAAACGGTGGCTAAGAAAATTGCCACCGTGGTGAAAGACTTAGGACTGTCGCGTTTTGATTTAAAGTACAGCTTGGGAACATTGCCGCATGAAAACTTAATGAGTTGTATTGAGCTTTACGGCAAAAAAGTCGCGCCGCTGGTGCACGACATGCTTACTTAAAACGTTTGCCTTCATTCAGCATAGCGGCTTGAGCCAAGCCGCTATAAATGGTCCGTTGACGAGAGCTTTCACGAACTTTTTTGGATGAAATTTCCACTTCGATAATCGCATTAAAACCACTGCGCACTGCCTGAAAAGCCAGACGCAATAAGGTTTCTTCACGATCCGGACATTCTCGAACCGAATAGGTTTCGTTAAAGCGTTTAAAGTTGCGGGTTTCCTTGGCTTGAGCCTTATCAAACACCGCAATGTTCCGCGCTTTTTCAATATCTTCATTGTACTTTTGCAGTTCAGCCGCCACGTTATTATCAAAACAGTTCGGGCAATAAGTCGTATGCGAAATCACGTCTGGCTTTTTCTTAATAAACGCAAAACTGCTTTCATCCAAAAATTGCGCGCAAGACTTGCACACCGACTCTTCACAAAGGCCACAAGCTAATGGGGCCTTGGGACTTAAACATGAACAACAAGAAGTATTTTTCATGAACTAGATTTCGTATTTATAGTTACATTTTAAATTAATAACCGGACTGGCCCCACCGGTGCGTGGATCAAGACCTTGAACCGTTGCCGATAAAGTTCCACGTTGTCCGTTCGCGGTGCGCTTCATTTTAATAGTGCCAGGAATTGATTGCAACACCAGAAAAGCCTGATCGCCCTCCACCGACTCCACCCCCACCAACAGGCTGGGATTTGCTTTAGCGCTTAAGTTATCTTGGGAAACAATGCGTGTTAATTTAGCGTGAGCGTACTCTTCATAAATACGGCCGTTATTCATTTCGCGGGCGTCCACTAAGTCTTGATCCGCGTAAGCATTCGACACGCCTTCAATTGAAAAAATCAGACCGGATTCGGTAAAATCACCCGGAAATAATGACGAAACTTTTGTTTTACCGCTGGCAGACACACACTCTAAATACGCATTCGTGGCACCGGCCAAAGCCCCTTGAGACAACAATATTACCGCGGCTGTCATTAGCAACGAACGTTTCATGAGAACTCCTATGTATTAATAATTGACAGAAGTGCCGCTTCCTAGTCCCAAAAGCTCTTCGCGTGACGTTCCGTCTTTATATATTCAATTTGAAATCAATCGTCTTAGGGCTTTGCTAGATTTAGGCCAATAATAGGGTCGTCCGTTTTGGTCGCGGCTTTAGATCTAAGTTCCAGATGAAAATCCCGAGGGATCGTAAAATGCATGGTGGTGCCCGAGCCAGGAACGCTTTCAGCCCAGATCTCCCCATGATGGCCGATGACAATACCCTTGGCAATAGCAAGCCCCAGACCGACTCCCTGATGAGCCGTTTCTTTTGCCTGCCAATAGCGATCAAAAAGATGGGGCATGTTTTCGGGGGCGATACCCGGTCCTTCATCATGAACCGAAAAATGATAGCAGTCTTTCTGATCACAGACTTTAAGGCGCACAAATCCACCGGGCCGAGAAAACTTAATGGCATTTCCTAAAATGTTTGAAAGCACCTCTAACAGACGATCATGATCACAGAGGATGACATCACTTTGGGTCTTGATATCAACGCGAATGTGGATGCGTTTTTTTATCGCACTATGCAAGACGGCGTGTTGGGCATCTAAAAGCAGTTTTCTTAAAGAAAATCTTTGCATTTCGATGGTAAAGTTTCCAGACTGGATCTTTGCAAAACTTAATAAGTCACCAATAAGACGTTTCATATGACGGACGG from Bdellovibrio bacteriovorus encodes:
- a CDS encoding sensor histidine kinase; protein product: MSLDYRSIFESAPDLYVILLPDCPRFTILAATEEFARQTHTVKKDLIDRSLFEVFPDNEEARLFLTRVVEQKQTQKMLIASPSEKYWSAVSIPIFEGKELKYILHRVTDVTEYQKTNEQLKAAIGIREDILAIVSHDLKNPLGSIEMSLDILKESLRGEETLERVKMFKIIERSVRHMKRLIGDLLSFAKIQSGNFTIEMQRFSLRKLLLDAQHAVLHSAIKKRIHIRVDIKTQSDVILCDHDRLLEVLSNILGNAIKFSRPGGFVRLKVCDQKDCYHFSVHDEGPGIAPENMPHLFDRYWQAKETAHQGVGLGLAIAKGIVIGHHGEIWAESVPGSGTTMHFTIPRDFHLELRSKAATKTDDPIIGLNLAKP
- a CDS encoding LLM class flavin-dependent oxidoreductase, with product MSSKLEMGLDTFGDVTYGTHNKALPHHEVLRNIVKEAVLADQLGLNFFGVGEHHREDFAVSAPEVVLAAIAAQTKNIHLGSAVTVLSSDDPIRVYQRFSTLDALSNGRAEVILGRGSFVESFPLFGFDLEQYEELFEEKLDLYAQVLKESPIHWEGKLRSPINGLKVYPPTENGHLKTWMGVGGTPQSVVRAAHYGFPMMLAIIGGDPKGFKPFVQAYHKALAHFNQKTQPVGVHSPGYVGETDEIAKETIWPHYQAMSNRIGKDRGWPPITKAQFEHMAGPDGSLFVGSPQTVAKKIATVVKDLGLSRFDLKYSLGTLPHENLMSCIELYGKKVAPLVHDMLT